DNA from Gephyromycinifex aptenodytis:
CTACCTGTTGGCCACAAAAGCCCGAGGTTACGTCCTGGGGATCAGTGGGGGCGTCGATTCCAGCTTGGGCGGAAGGTTGTGTCAGCTCGCGGTGGAGCAGGTACGCGCCGAAGGTGGCGACGCCCGATTCATCGCGATGCGGCTGCCGTACGGCGTCCAAGCCGATGAGGCCGATGCGCAGCAGGCGCTGGCATTCATCCGCCCCGATGAGACCCTGCAAGTCGACATTGCGCCGGCGACCGACGCCCTGTGGCAGGAGTGTCTGCACGCCGGAATGAGCCTGGACGATCCGAGCAGAGAGCATTTCGTGCTGGGCAATGTCAAAGCCCGGCAGCGGATGATCGCGCAGTACACGGTGGCCGGGGCGCGCGGGATGTTGGTCGTCGGCACCGATCAGGCGGCTGAGGCCGTCGTGGGCTTCTACACCAAGTTCGGTGATGGGGCCTGTGATCTGACACCGCTGGCGGGGCTGCCCAAGCGACGCGTCCGTGAGATCGCGCGCTACCTGGGCGCGGCGCCGGACCTCGTGGAGAAGGTCCCGACCGCTGACCTGGAGTCGGACAAGCCGCTCCTGGCGGACGAGGCGGCGCTCGGGGTCTCCTACGAACTCGTGGACGACTTCCTTGAAGGTCACCAGGTGCCGCCGCAGGCTGAGGAGACCATCCTCGGCTGGTATCGCCGGACGGGGCACAAACGCGCCCTGCCGGTCACCCCCGGTCGGGCCTGAACCTCACCGGGTCGTTCGCCACCCGCTCTGCCGGGTCAGCGGCGTCTCGCTCGGCGGTCCAGTCCGTCGCCGCGGAGCGCACTCGCCTGATACTGCTGCCCATGGTCGAGGTCGTGCGGGCAATAACGAAAGATGTCAGCGGAATCCGTGCCCTGGTGGAACCCCAGGCGGGAAAGCGGGTCCTGCTGGCCAAAGAGGTCGTCTCCTACTACGAATCCCTGCACGACTTTCGGGTGGTTCGTGACGAGCAGGGCGTGGTCATCGGGTGCGGCGCTTTGCACGTGATGTGGGAGGACCTCGCGGAGGTGCGCACCCTCACCGTGCGCGAGGATTATCTGGGCAAGGGCGTCGGGGGTGCCATCCTGCGTCAGCTGTTGACGGACGCGCGCGCAGTCGGGGTGCAACGCGTCTTCTGCCTCACCTTCGAGACGCAGTTCTTCGGCCGTCATGGCTTCGAACCCATCGAGGGGATCCCGGTCGAGCCCAGCGTGTATGCGGAGTTGTTGCGCAGCTACGACGAAGGGGTCGCCGAGTTCCTCGACCTGGAGCGGGTCAAACCGAACACCTTGGGCAATACCCGCATGCTCTGCCGGCTCTGAATCGCAGCCCGCCGCCCGCCGCAGTTCAGCGCGGCAGGCAGTACCGCTCGCGCGGTAGCGGTTCGACCAGGCCGTCTTCGATCAGCGAGGCCAGACAGCGCTGCAGTTTGAGTTCGTCCTCGGGCCAGGCCGTTGCCAGGGCATGCGCATCCAACGGGTCGGGCGACTCACGCAACAGTGCCAGGATGCGGCCCCGGACCTGACGGTCGGTTCCCGCCCATGCCTGTCCCCGTCGTGCTGGGCCGGTGTACGGCGG
Protein-coding regions in this window:
- the nadE gene encoding ammonia-dependent NAD(+) synthetase produces the protein MTNRELQQRIIDELEVVDPAGFDAEAEAKRRVRFLADYLLATKARGYVLGISGGVDSSLGGRLCQLAVEQVRAEGGDARFIAMRLPYGVQADEADAQQALAFIRPDETLQVDIAPATDALWQECLHAGMSLDDPSREHFVLGNVKARQRMIAQYTVAGARGMLVVGTDQAAEAVVGFYTKFGDGACDLTPLAGLPKRRVREIARYLGAAPDLVEKVPTADLESDKPLLADEAALGVSYELVDDFLEGHQVPPQAEETILGWYRRTGHKRALPVTPGRA
- a CDS encoding amino-acid N-acetyltransferase, which encodes MVEVVRAITKDVSGIRALVEPQAGKRVLLAKEVVSYYESLHDFRVVRDEQGVVIGCGALHVMWEDLAEVRTLTVREDYLGKGVGGAILRQLLTDARAVGVQRVFCLTFETQFFGRHGFEPIEGIPVEPSVYAELLRSYDEGVAEFLDLERVKPNTLGNTRMLCRL